Proteins encoded by one window of Channa argus isolate prfri chromosome 13, Channa argus male v1.0, whole genome shotgun sequence:
- the LOC137139180 gene encoding cyclin-dependent kinase 17-like isoform X8, translated as MGSDGESDQASGTSSDEVQSPVRVRMRNNHHRRISNEDINKRLSLPADIRLPEGYLEKFAMNSPPFDKPMSRRLRRASLSEIGFGKLETYIKLDKLGEGTYATVFKGRSKLTDNLVALKEIRLEHEEGAPCTAIREVSLLKDLKHANIVTLHDIIHTDKCLTLVFEYLEKDLKQYMDDCGSIMSVYNVKIFLFQLLRGLAYCHKRKVLHRDLKPQNLLINEKGELKLADFGLARAKSVPTKTYSNEVVTLWYRPPDVLLGSTEYSTPIDMWGVGCIFYEMITGRPLFPGSTVEDELHLIFRILGTPTEETWSGVTTSEEFKTYNFPQYHAEPLVNHAPRIDSDGHDLLSLLLQFEAKKRISAEDALRHSYFRCLGEQVQTLADTASIFSVKDIQLQKDPGKRSSAYPESMMAHKLGSAPSQYFQREPANPRSQNHNLSSTSTG; from the exons GACATAAACAAACGCTTGTCTCTCCCAGCTGATATCCGGCTACCAGAGGGCTACTTGGAGAAGTTTGCCATGAACAGCCCACCTTTTGACAAACCCATGAGTCGCAGGTTAAGGCGTGCTTCGTTG TCTGAAATTGGCTTTGGGAAACTTGAGACCTACATCAAACTGGACAAACTAGGGGAG GGAACCTATGCTACAGTGTTTAAGGGGCGAAGCAAGTTAACAGACAACTTGGTAGCTTTGAAAGAAATACGACTGGAGCATGAAGAGGGCGCGCCCTGCACAGCTATCCGAGAAG TGTCTCTACTGAAAGACTTGAAGCACGCCAATATTGTCACTCTTCATGATATTATACACACTGACAAGTGCCTGACACTCGTGTTTGAGTACCTG GAAAAAGACCTGAAGCAATATATGGATGACTGTGGAAGCATTATGAGTGTTTACAATGTCAAG ATCTTTCTTTTCCAGCTGCTGCGAGGTCTAGCTTACTGCCATAAAAGGAAGGTCCTCCATAGAGACCTTAAACCACAGAACCTGCTTATCAATGAAAAAGGAGAGCTCAAACTGGCAGACTTTG GTCTGGCACGAGCCAAGTCTGTCCCTACAAAGACCTACTCAAATGAAGTTGTGACATTATGGTACCGACCACCAGATGTGCTTCTTGGCTCCACTGAGTACTCTACACCTATTGACATGTG GGGTGTGGGCTGTATCTTTTATGAAATGATCACAGGCAGACCTCTCTTCCCTGGATCGACTGTGGAGGATGAGCTCCACCTCATATTCCGCATCCTTG GTACTCCAACAGAAGAGACTTGGTCCGGTGTCACCACGAGTGAAGAGTTTAAGACATACAATTTCCCCCAGTATCACGCAGAACCCCTCGTCAACCATGCacccag GATAGACAGTGATGGCCATGACTTGCTCTCACTCCTTCTACag TTTGAGGCTAAGAAGCGTATTTCCGCTGAAGATGCTCTCAGACACTCATATTTTAGATGTCTTGGGGAGCAGGTTCAAACACTGGCTGACA CTGCATCCATCTTCTCTGTAAAAGACATTCAACTCCAGAAAGATCCGGGAAAGAGATCCTCAGCTTACCCAGAGTCAA TGATGGCCCATAAGCTAGGGTCAGCACCCTCGCAGTACTTCCAGAGAGAACCAGCCAATCCCAGGTCTCAGAATCACAATCTCTCCTCCACTTCTACTGGCTGA
- the parapinopsina gene encoding parapinopsin a, which produces MPLGFPYYNLSVTRTTPSKMETDTLRGNPLSPNDSVSAELLSPTGYTVLAVIMGVFSVVGIVLNILVIVVTVRHRQLRQPLSYALVNLAICDLGCAVFGGLPTTVTSAMGYFSLGHVGCVLEAFAVAFFGIASLCTIGIISVERYIVVCYPMGAVLFRTRHAVTGVVLSWVWSFVWNTPPLFGWGSYELEGVRISCAPNWYSRDVGNVSYVIVYFLLCFAVPFSIIMVSYSRLLWSLHQVTRLQVSETASTNRVEVQVARMVVVMVLAFLVTWLPYASMALAVIMDSSLYIDPIIATIPVYLAKSSTVYNPLIYVFMNRQFREYAVPTVLCGWNPWDSDPQISEGETNVASFSKPQKVSPEESLK; this is translated from the exons ATGCCACTGGGTTTTCCATACTACAATCTGTCAGTCACACGGACTACACCGAGCAAAATGGAGACAGACACCCTCCGTGGAAATCCCTTGTCACCAAACGACTCAGTCAGTGCAGAACTCCTTTCTCCAACTGGCTACACAGTTCTGGCCGTGATCATGGGTGTTTTTTCTGTAGTGGGCATCGTCCTCAACATTTTGGTGATTGTGGTGACAGTGAGGCACAGACAGCTGAGGCAGCCCCTCAGCTACGCCCTGGTTAACCTGGCCATATGTGACCTGGGCTGTGCTGTGTTTGGAGGGCTGCCCACCACTGTAACCAGTGCCATGGGATACTTCAGCCTAGGACATGTTGGTTGTGTGTTAGAGGCCTTTGCTGTCGCTTTTTTTG GTATAGCAAGTCTGTGTACAATAGGAATAATTTCTGTGGAACGCTACATAGTGGTTTGCTATCCCATGGGTGCTGTCCTGTTTAGGACCAG ACATGCAGTAACTGGAGTGGTACTGTCCTGGGTGTGGTCCTTTGTGTGGAACACTCCACCTCTGTTTGGTTGGGGAAGTTATGAGCTGGAGGGCGTCCGCATTTCCTGTGCCCCCAACTGGTACAGCCGGGATGTTGGAAACGTGTCCTATGTTATCGTTTactttttgctttgctttgctgtgcCCTTCTCTATCATCATGGTGTCCTACTCACGACTCCTGTGGAGCCTCCATCAG GTGACCAGGCTGCAGGTGTCTGAGACTGCTAGCACAAACCGCGTGGAGGTGCAGGTGGCACGGATGGTAGTGGTGATGGTGTTGGCGTTCCTAGTCACGTGGTTACCTTATGCTTCCATGGCCCTTGCTGTCATTATGGACTCCAGTCTATATATAGACCCCATCATTGCCACCATACCTGTTTACTTGGCTAAAAGCAGCACTGTCTACAACCCCCTGATATATGTTTTCATGAACAGACAG TTTCGAGAATATGCTGTCCCCACTGTCCTGTGTGGATGGAACCCATGGGACTCGGACCCACAAATATCTGAGGGTGAGACCAATGTTGCTTCTTTCAGCAAACCCCAAAAGGTGTCCCCTGAAGAAtctttaaaataa